Genomic segment of Chloroflexota bacterium:
GTCAATCCCATACCTCGCGCCGGGATCTCCTGCAGGCCGTCCTCTTCGTCTTGCTCATCGCCTCCGTGTTGGGCGTCTACCTGTATCGGCTGGCCCCGTCCTTCTGGACGGAGCGGCGGTGGCCTCCCTTGCTGGCCACCTTGATGCTCAGCTTCATCGTCCTGGCCCGCGTGATGATCGCCAAGGACTCCCTGCTCTCCTATTTCTTCCCCATGGCCGCCATGGCCATGTTGCTGAGCGCCCTGTTGGATCTGCGGGTCTCCATCCTGGCGACGATCAGCCTGGCGCTCATCGTCGCCTATTTGACCTCCGGCTCTCCGGATTTGGTCACCTATTTGCTGACGGGCAGCCTTGTGGGGGCGTTCATCCTGGGCCGTGGAGAGCGGCTTAGCACCTTCGTGTGGGCCGGCGTCTCCGTCGCCCTCACGAACCTCGCCGTGTTGTTGGTCTTCCGGCTGCCGACGGAGCCGCTGGACGCGACCACCCTGACGTCGTTGGTCGGCACGTCCATGGCCAACGGCGGGCTCTCCGCCAGCATCACGCTCATCAGCCTGTTCCTCCTCGGCTCCGTCTTTGGCATCGTCACCTCTTTGCAGCTCATGGAGCTCTCCCGCCCGACCCATCCCCTGTTGCGGCAGCTATTGCTCAAGGCGCCCGGCACATATCATCACACGATCCTGGTCAGCAATCTGGGCGAGCGGGCCGCAGAGGCGGTGGGGGCGGATCCTCTGCTCACCCGGGTGGGCGCCTACTATCATGACATCGGCAAGACGCTGCGCCCCTACTTCTTCGTCGAGAACCTGGCGGATGGCGCCAACCCGCACGATCGTCTGGATCCATACACCAGTGCCCAGATCATCATCAGCCACGTCAAGGACGGGCTGGAGATCGCGCGCAAGTATCATCTGCCGCCGCGAATTCAGGATTTCATCCCGGAGCATCATGGCACCACGTTGGTGAGCTACTTCTATCACCGGGCGCAGGAGCGGGCGGGCGAGGGCGAGACGGTGGACGAGGCGGCCTTCCGGTATCCCGGCCCGCGGCCGCGCAGCAAGGAGACGGCCATTGTCATGTTGGCGGACTCGTGTGAGTCCGCCGTACGGGCCACCCGGCCCGACTCGCGCGAGGAGCTGGATCAGATCGTGGCCAGGCTCATCCGCAAGCGCCTGCTTGACGGCGAGCTGGACGAGTGCGATCTGACGTTGCGGGACCTGGATCGCATCCGGCAGGCCTTCGTGCGCACGTTGCAGGGCCTTCACCACCCGCGCATCCAGTACCCCGAGCCGACGCAGCCCGCCGAGCAGCCCGCGGAGCCGGCCGTCGAAGGCGTCGCTCAGGGGGAGGAGGTCGCCTCGGCGACGGAGCGGCGGGCATCACCGATCCCCCCCGATGGAAACAGGAGTCCGGGCAATGGCGTGGGATGAGCCTACGGAGACGTCGGAGAACGTGGAAGTCCAAAGCGACTTCCAGATAGATGTCGCCGTTGACGAGGAGGATCTGAAACGTGCTGCCCAGGCGGCGCTGACGGCCGAGGGGTACCCGGACGGCGAGATCACCATCGTGCTCACCGATGATGCTCGCGTGCGGTGGCTCAATCGGACGTATGCGGGCGTGGACGCTCCCACCGACGTGCTGGCCTTTGGCGCGCAAGAGGGGGATCCCTCCTTCGTCGTCCCACCGGAGGCCGGCCATTACCTGGGCGATATCGTGATCTCGGTGCCGTTTGCGGCGCGTCAGGCTGCCGAGCAGGGGAACTCGCTGGCAGCCGAGCTTCGTCTCCTGGTCGTCCACGGGACGCTGCATCTTCTGGGATACGACCATTTGACGGAGGAGGAACGGAGGGAGATGTGGCGGCGCCAGGAGTCCATACTCAACGCGTTACCTCCGATATCATGAGCGATTTGAACCGTTGGCAGAGCTTCCGCTGCGCGCTGTCCGGCGTGGTCCACGTGCTGCGCACGCAGCGGAACGCTCAAATCGAGATCATCATCGCGGCGATGGTGATCGCTGCCGGGCTGTGGCTGCGGGTGTCTCGGCTGGAGTGGATCCTGTTGGTAGTCGCCATTGGCATCGTCCTCTCGGCGGAGATGATGAACACCGCCGTGGAACACGCGGTGGATGTCGCCATCCGTGATCCGGATCCGCTGGCTCGGGTCGCGAAAGATGCCGCCGCCGCGAGCGTCCTCGTCGCCATCGCCATCTCCGTCGTGATCGGTCTCCTCATCTTTGGCCCTCGTTTGCTATCTGTGGTGCCGTTCTGAACCCTGAATTGGGAGATCGCACCGCGCGTGGCCGTCATGCAAGAGCCTATATCCCTGGAGGACCCATGACGATCCCGATCATCCTGGATACCGACATCGGATCAGATGTGGACGACGCGCTGGCTCTGGCGCTCTTGTTGAGCCACCCCGACGTCGAGCTGGTGGGCGTGTCCACCGTCTATGGAGACGTCGCCTGCCGGGCACGCATCGCCCAGAAGTTGCTGCGGCTGGCTGGCCGTCCGGATGTCCCCGTCTTTCCCGGCGCGGGACAGCCTCTCTCCCTGGATCGCTCCGTCTGGTGGGGTGGCCACGAGGGCGAAGGGATCCTGGAGGGGGACGAGTGGCATGAGCCGGTTCGCGGGACCCACGCGGTGGATTGGCTGGTGGATACGATCATGGCCCGGCCGGGGGAGATCACGCTGGTCATCATCGGCCCGATGACGAATATCGCCCTGGCGTTGCGTCGCGAGCCACGGCTGGCTCGGGCGGTGAAGGCCGTGGTCAGCATGGGGGGCGTCGCTCGCGTCGCGAGCAACGCGTTGGACCTGCCCGTGGCCGAGCACAACATCCGCTGTGATCCTGTGGCCGCCCGCATCGTGTTCGAGGCGGGATGGGTGGTGACCATGATCGGGCTGGATGTGACCATGCAGGCCATGATCACGCGGGAGGACATGCGGCGGGTGACGGCGGCGGGAACACCGTTCCACGCCGCGTTGGGGCGGCTGGTCGATCGCTGGCTCCGATTCGTCGGCCGCGATCGGACGGCCCTGCACGATCCGCTGGCGGCCGCGACCGCTATGGGGATGCCATTCGTCACCTGCCAGGACCTGCGCGTGGATGTGGAGACGGAAGGGCGGATCACGGACGGCGCGACGGTTGTGCGACGCGCGTCGGCACAAGCGCCCGCTAACGCCCGGGTCGCGCTGGCTGTGGAGGCGGACGCCTTCGTGCGCTATTACGTGGAGCAGGTCAGCGGCTTTCGTCCGGATGCGTGATCTTGGGCTCCTCGCCCGAGGGAGAGGGACGGGTGATCTCCCAGAGCGCCACCAGGGCCGCGATGAGCCCCAGCACCTGGAAGCCTCGATAGCCGCCTTCCCAGATCCACGGCTCCGCCCGGAACGGCTCAAAAGCCAGCCGGGTTAACCCATAGCCCAGCACCAGCGCCCAGGCCATCCAGCCTGGGCGTGCCCGTTCTCGTCGCCACCACAGTATGGCCAGGACCCCTAGCAACGCCAGCGCCTCGTAGAGCTGTACCGGATGTCGGCGCGCATCCCATAGGGGGATGGCCCACGGCACGTCGGAAGGGGTCCCGAAGGCTTCCCCGCTGAGGAAGTTACTCAGGCTGAGAAGTACCAGGGCTAATGCTGCGCCGGGAGCGATCCCGTCCAGCACCTCCACCCGGATCAATTGAGCTCGGGCGAGGTACGCAAGGGCGGCCACCAGCCCCACGACCAGAGCCGAATAGAAGGAGATGGTCCCCGGCGTCAGCGATAGGATCGCTCCCAGGTCCTCTCGATAGGCGGACCAGTGCTGGATGACATAGGCCAGCCGTCCGCCGATCAGGCCGGCTGCCAGCCCCAGGAACCCTGCGCTCCAGAGGGTCTCCCCATCGAAGCCGCGCCGGGTGACCTCCCGGCTGGCCAGCCATAGGCCGGCGTAGAAGGTGATCAACAGCATCAGCGGCTGGGTGGGGAGCGCCACCCGGCCGACCTGGATGACAGGTAACATGCGGTCTCCTTATCTCCCCAACAGGGCGTCGACCTTGCTCCGGAGCAACGCCTCGCTCATGGGGCCCCCGATGACCATATCCCGGATCACTCCCCGCGCGTCGATGAAGTAGGTCGTGGGGTACGCTCGCACCCGGTACAGGCGCCCTAC
This window contains:
- the ybeY gene encoding rRNA maturation RNase YbeY; its protein translation is MAWDEPTETSENVEVQSDFQIDVAVDEEDLKRAAQAALTAEGYPDGEITIVLTDDARVRWLNRTYAGVDAPTDVLAFGAQEGDPSFVVPPEAGHYLGDIVISVPFAARQAAEQGNSLAAELRLLVVHGTLHLLGYDHLTEEERREMWRRQESILNALPPIS
- a CDS encoding diacylglycerol kinase family protein is translated as MSDLNRWQSFRCALSGVVHVLRTQRNAQIEIIIAAMVIAAGLWLRVSRLEWILLVVAIGIVLSAEMMNTAVEHAVDVAIRDPDPLARVAKDAAAASVLVAIAISVVIGLLIFGPRLLSVVPF
- a CDS encoding nucleoside hydrolase — translated: MTIPIILDTDIGSDVDDALALALLLSHPDVELVGVSTVYGDVACRARIAQKLLRLAGRPDVPVFPGAGQPLSLDRSVWWGGHEGEGILEGDEWHEPVRGTHAVDWLVDTIMARPGEITLVIIGPMTNIALALRREPRLARAVKAVVSMGGVARVASNALDLPVAEHNIRCDPVAARIVFEAGWVVTMIGLDVTMQAMITREDMRRVTAAGTPFHAALGRLVDRWLRFVGRDRTALHDPLAAATAMGMPFVTCQDLRVDVETEGRITDGATVVRRASAQAPANARVALAVEADAFVRYYVEQVSGFRPDA
- a CDS encoding prolipoprotein diacylglyceryl transferase, with product MLPVIQVGRVALPTQPLMLLITFYAGLWLASREVTRRGFDGETLWSAGFLGLAAGLIGGRLAYVIQHWSAYREDLGAILSLTPGTISFYSALVVGLVAALAYLARAQLIRVEVLDGIAPGAALALVLLSLSNFLSGEAFGTPSDVPWAIPLWDARRHPVQLYEALALLGVLAILWWRRERARPGWMAWALVLGYGLTRLAFEPFRAEPWIWEGGYRGFQVLGLIAALVALWEITRPSPSGEEPKITHPDESR
- a CDS encoding HDIG domain-containing protein: MVQTESTAQQSDKASVRLRDTVWWRRIQAIFWGVVFTAGASLTLAFPIPLNGQVALSVGDVSPTDIRSPRQITYESEVLTEQARERAAAAVPDVYDPPEARVRREQLARAREVLDFIDSVRHDEYASTEQRVAWINAIPDISLSRSTIELLLALDEDSWRRVANEVQTVLDRIMREEIRENQLELYQRRVPGLVSLDLTDEEAAVTIELVQTLMRPNSFFNAERTQAEREAARNRVPPQTRTLEAGEIILRAGDVVGPEHIEALEALGLRQSHTSRRDLLQAVLFVLLIASVLGVYLYRLAPSFWTERRWPPLLATLMLSFIVLARVMIAKDSLLSYFFPMAAMAMLLSALLDLRVSILATISLALIVAYLTSGSPDLVTYLLTGSLVGAFILGRGERLSTFVWAGVSVALTNLAVLLVFRLPTEPLDATTLTSLVGTSMANGGLSASITLISLFLLGSVFGIVTSLQLMELSRPTHPLLRQLLLKAPGTYHHTILVSNLGERAAEAVGADPLLTRVGAYYHDIGKTLRPYFFVENLADGANPHDRLDPYTSAQIIISHVKDGLEIARKYHLPPRIQDFIPEHHGTTLVSYFYHRAQERAGEGETVDEAAFRYPGPRPRSKETAIVMLADSCESAVRATRPDSREELDQIVARLIRKRLLDGELDECDLTLRDLDRIRQAFVRTLQGLHHPRIQYPEPTQPAEQPAEPAVEGVAQGEEVASATERRASPIPPDGNRSPGNGVG